TCGACGACGCGACCGGGCGCCTGGCGGCAACAGACCAGCCGATTGCTGTCCCGGCCCCCGTGTGTGTTCGCCCGCGGTAGTACCCAGCACCTCACTCGGCGGAACGGTCCGTGACTTTCTCGGCCATGTCACCCAAGTCGACGCGTTTCTCGCCGATCGTCGCACCGACGAGTGCGCCCACGCCCGCGCCCGTGCTGGCGGCATTGCGGCTGATCACGGCACCGGCGGCGGCACCGATCGCTCCACCGGCCGCGGCGAACTTCGCTCGACTCAGGGCTTTCTGCATTCGTTTTCCCATACGGAAACGAACGAGTGAAAGCATCATAAAGGTACGCGAGGCGTGAGCAAACGACGGGCGAGGAAAGACCCAGCCAATCGCCGGCCCTCGCCACTGGAACCGATCTGTTTCGCCCACGGCTACAAGTGCTGACAGAGGGGAAACGAATTAGTGGCACTGGACGACTACAAGACATAACGTGTTCTCCGAATCATCGCGGGCGGCGACACCGGTCGTCGGGAATATTTTGCTGGTCGCGATCGTGGTGGTACTCGCCGCGACGGCCGCCACGTTTGCACTCGGGGTTGCCGAGGACGGGACCCAACCCGGCCCGATCGTCGGCCAGTCGAGCGGGGAACTTCTAATCCAAGACGGATACGACGGTGGCAAAGTGAATATTACGCATGTTGCCGGAGACACACTGTCGGCTTCCGATCTCGAAATTGCCGTCGATGCACAGGCAGCCTGTGGGAAGTCCGGACGGTTGGTGAACTTACCTGCGGATGGTGGCGATCCGCAACCGGAGAGCGAGTACGTGCGTGGTGAGGATATTTTCGATAACTCTGCTAATGCAGTGGGTGGGCCGATTGGTGAAGCAGGCGGACAGTGGACAGCAGGCGAGACTGCAACATTCCGGATCGCCGGGACACCATGCCAACTCAACAGCGGTGAGACGATCACTGTCCGCGTCGTCCATACGCCGACAAACGCGGTCGTAATCGAACAAACGTTGTCCGCAACCTAAGCGAGCACGGATCCCGACAGGACGGTGTACACAACGGCGTTGCAGAGACGCCACCGAAGCCGATGGAGACGTGTGAACGCCGCCGAGACGACGCGCTTGGCTACGCGTCTCGTCTCGCTCAAATCGCTATGACTTTCGCTGGGCAGGTTCGTTCACAGCAGAAAGCCGGTGGGGGAGATTGTGAACCACGGTCGTTGCGCTCTACTCTCTGGTTCAAATCCACGCCGTCTCACACCGGGCTCACGTTTGTTCGCCCGTAGAAGAGCCGGTGGGGGATTTGAACCCCCGGCCTAATCCTTACGAAGGATTCGCTCTAGCCAGTCTGAGCTACACCGGCGCGCTCGTCACTCCGTTCCTCGCGCCCCGAGCCTTGCCTCGCTGCGTTCGGCGAGACACCGGCGCGTACCACAACGTAGGTCTGATTACCACAATAAGGATTGCGAATCCGAATCCCTTAGCGAGTCAGTGCCACGTCCAGAACCACGTTCAACTCGTGGGGGGCGTACGACCGGACGGTTCGTCGAGTCTGGACGTCGACGTCGTACTCATCGCCGGCCGCCTCGCGGATCGCGCGCTCGCCCGGGCCAAAGGGGTCGTCCTCGTGTTGAATGTCGTAGTAGTGGATCACGGCCTCGTCACCGGCCAGTTCGGTCGCCGTGTCGAGAAACTCCCCGGCACTGTGGGGCAGATTCATGACGATCCGGTCGGCCCAGTTTGCGTACTCGGGGACGATCTCCCGAACGTCGCCCTCGATTGCTGTGACGCGTTCCTCGACACCGTTGTGCCGGGCGTTTGCCTGCAGGTACTCGATCGCATCGGGATTGACGTCGACGCCAACACAGGTCACACCGCGGTCGGCGAAGGGAATCACGAAGGGACCGACGCCGGCGAACATGTCCAGAGCCTGCTCGCCGGCCGTGACCTGCTCGGTGACGCGGTGGCGCTCGGTGGCCAGACGCGGCGAGAAATACACCTTCGCGAGGTCGACCGCGAATTCACAGCCGTACTCCCGGTGGAGGGCTTCGGTGCCATCGCCGGCCAGGACGTCCCACTCGCGGACGCGCTGTTCGCCTTTGACTTTCGAGGCACGGTTGAGCACCGTCTCGGCCGGCAGATCCGAGGCCATGATCGCCTCGGCGATTTCCCGGGCGCGGTCGGGATCATCTTCGTCGAGGATG
The sequence above is drawn from the Halorhabdus sp. CBA1104 genome and encodes:
- a CDS encoding YMGG-like glycine zipper-containing protein encodes the protein MGKRMQKALSRAKFAAAGGAIGAAAGAVISRNAASTGAGVGALVGATIGEKRVDLGDMAEKVTDRSAE
- a CDS encoding type IV pilin, which produces MFSESSRAATPVVGNILLVAIVVVLAATAATFALGVAEDGTQPGPIVGQSSGELLIQDGYDGGKVNITHVAGDTLSASDLEIAVDAQAACGKSGRLVNLPADGGDPQPESEYVRGEDIFDNSANAVGGPIGEAGGQWTAGETATFRIAGTPCQLNSGETITVRVVHTPTNAVVIEQTLSAT
- a CDS encoding class I SAM-dependent methyltransferase family protein; translation: MTVPCVRVPRADGEETRAALADRDVIAEDYQITVEDGSLFIPVTNPDTVPSAYTVVERAVPVRNTQTMPEDILGFEPSYERLGEVVILDEDDPDRAREIAEAIMASDLPAETVLNRASKVKGEQRVREWDVLAGDGTEALHREYGCEFAVDLAKVYFSPRLATERHRVTEQVTAGEQALDMFAGVGPFVIPFADRGVTCVGVDVNPDAIEYLQANARHNGVEERVTAIEGDVREIVPEYANWADRIVMNLPHSAGEFLDTATELAGDEAVIHYYDIQHEDDPFGPGERAIREAAGDEYDVDVQTRRTVRSYAPHELNVVLDVALTR